The following coding sequences are from one Dysgonomonadaceae bacterium PH5-43 window:
- a CDS encoding 5-(carboxyamino)imidazole ribonucleotide mutase (product_source=KO:K01588; cath_funfam=3.40.50.7700; cog=COG0041; ko=KO:K01588; pfam=PF00731; smart=SM01001; superfamily=52255; tigrfam=TIGR01162), which yields MKPLVSIIMGSTSDLPIMSKAAKLFDEFEIPFEMQALSAHRTPAEVEEFAKNAKNRGVEVIIAAAGMAAHLPGVIASMTTLPVIGVPISASLDGVDALLAIVQMPPGIPVATVGIDAAMNAAILATQIISVKDETLQVKLAEYKENLKTKIVKANEELSSVKYKFKTN from the coding sequence ATGAAACCTTTAGTTAGTATTATAATGGGAAGCACTTCGGATCTTCCCATTATGAGTAAAGCTGCAAAGCTTTTCGATGAGTTTGAAATCCCTTTTGAAATGCAAGCTTTGTCGGCTCATAGAACCCCAGCTGAAGTAGAAGAGTTTGCAAAAAATGCAAAAAACAGAGGTGTAGAAGTTATTATAGCTGCGGCTGGAATGGCTGCGCACTTACCTGGCGTTATTGCATCTATGACCACATTGCCTGTTATAGGAGTTCCTATAAGTGCCTCTTTAGATGGAGTTGATGCTCTGTTAGCTATTGTACAAATGCCTCCGGGTATTCCTGTAGCAACAGTAGGTATAGATGCTGCGATGAATGCAGCGATCTTAGCAACTCAAATTATTTCAGTAAAAGACGAAACTTTACAAGTTAAACTTGCCGAATACAAAGAAAATCTTAAAACTAAGATTGTTAAGGCTAATGAAGAACTTTCGTCAGTGAAATATAAATTCAAAACGAATTAA
- a CDS encoding (E)-4-hydroxy-3-methylbut-2-enyl-diphosphate synthase (product_source=KO:K03526; cog=COG0821; ko=KO:K03526; pfam=PF04551; superfamily=51412; tigrfam=TIGR00612), whose amino-acid sequence MSFNYSRRQASVTEIGNTPLGGSNPIRIQSMTNTSTMDTDACIKQAIAIIESGGEYVRLTTQGVREAENLKYIKQGLNELGYHTPLVADVHFNPKAAEAAAHIIEKVRINPGNFADPVKTFKTFEYSNEEYQLELEKIRERFIPLLNICKEHNTAIRIGVNHGSLSDRIMSRYGDTPQGMVESCMEFLRICIDENFTNIVISIKASNSFVMVRTVRLLVDQMGEEGMNFPLHLGVTEAGEGEDGRIKSAVGIGTLLLEGIGDTIRVSLSENPEKEIPVARSLVEYVNEKAKLPTINQELSLLYNKFNPQRKKTIPIYNIGGENVPIVISDRSEKEITANNKEEITPDYIYVGAQFAKNRISDTPIIVDADYYIDEDNTYPLFNITQQDSWITHKGLCFVNLTFSNLDNKLIETLKEKNNTVIIINSESDNIYEQKAFIHKLMDNAIQNPVVIKTIYQESELEQLQIKSSVDNGSFFLDMLADGIMISNKNTSIPAEVIDECAFGILQATGRRIFKTEYISCPGCGRTLFDLHSAIRKVKTATSHLKGMKIAIMGCIVNGPGEMADADYGYVGAGVGKVSLYKGKECVLKNIPEEEAVDALIDLISKQTTR is encoded by the coding sequence ATGTCGTTTAATTATTCAAGAAGACAAGCATCAGTAACAGAGATAGGGAATACTCCCTTGGGAGGTAGTAATCCTATAAGAATACAATCGATGACAAACACATCGACTATGGATACTGATGCTTGTATTAAGCAAGCCATAGCTATTATCGAATCTGGCGGAGAATACGTTAGACTTACCACTCAGGGGGTGCGCGAAGCTGAAAATCTCAAGTATATTAAACAGGGATTAAACGAGTTAGGATACCATACTCCTCTTGTTGCCGATGTGCATTTTAACCCTAAAGCAGCAGAAGCGGCTGCTCATATTATTGAAAAAGTTAGGATAAATCCGGGCAATTTCGCCGACCCGGTTAAGACTTTCAAAACATTTGAATACTCCAATGAAGAATACCAACTTGAACTTGAAAAGATAAGAGAACGTTTTATCCCTCTCTTAAATATTTGTAAAGAACATAATACCGCTATTAGAATAGGAGTTAATCACGGTTCTCTTTCTGATAGAATTATGAGCAGATATGGAGATACTCCTCAAGGTATGGTGGAGTCGTGTATGGAATTTCTAAGGATTTGTATTGATGAAAACTTTACAAATATCGTAATCTCTATCAAGGCTTCTAATTCGTTTGTTATGGTAAGAACTGTAAGACTTTTAGTTGACCAAATGGGAGAGGAAGGTATGAATTTTCCTTTACACTTAGGGGTAACAGAGGCAGGAGAAGGAGAAGATGGAAGAATTAAATCGGCTGTTGGCATAGGCACTTTGTTATTAGAAGGCATAGGAGATACAATTCGTGTTTCGTTAAGTGAAAATCCTGAAAAAGAAATACCTGTGGCTCGTTCTTTGGTTGAATATGTGAATGAAAAAGCAAAACTTCCAACTATCAATCAAGAATTATCTTTGCTTTACAACAAATTTAATCCACAAAGAAAAAAAACTATACCTATATATAATATAGGAGGTGAAAATGTTCCAATAGTTATATCTGATAGATCAGAAAAAGAAATCACCGCAAACAATAAAGAAGAAATAACTCCCGATTATATATATGTAGGTGCTCAATTCGCTAAAAACAGAATCTCTGACACTCCTATAATTGTAGATGCGGATTATTATATTGATGAAGATAATACTTATCCTTTATTTAATATTACACAACAAGATTCGTGGATTACTCACAAAGGACTTTGTTTTGTAAATCTAACATTCAGCAATTTAGATAATAAACTAATCGAAACTCTAAAAGAAAAGAACAATACTGTTATTATTATAAATTCTGAATCGGATAATATATACGAACAAAAAGCTTTTATCCATAAATTAATGGATAATGCGATACAAAATCCAGTAGTAATAAAGACTATTTATCAAGAATCAGAATTAGAACAACTACAAATAAAATCATCTGTAGACAATGGTTCTTTCTTTTTAGATATGCTTGCCGATGGTATTATGATTTCAAATAAAAACACCTCTATACCTGCGGAAGTTATTGACGAATGTGCCTTTGGAATATTACAAGCTACCGGACGAAGAATATTCAAGACTGAATATATTTCTTGTCCTGGCTGCGGACGAACATTATTCGATTTACATTCAGCAATACGAAAAGTAAAAACAGCAACCTCTCATCTTAAAGGAATGAAGATAGCCATTATGGGTTGTATAGTAAACGGACCAGGCGAAATGGCTGATGCCGATTACGGAT